The window GCCCGTGTATTGTACGAAATTGGACACACAAAGAATTGTACTGCCAAAAGGCTGATTGAGGAACTAAAGATTGATCCGGGCTATCTAAGCAGGATGATCAAAGGTTTTGAAAAAAAGGGCCTTACCTATCGGGTACAATCCACCGAGGATGGCCGGCTGTATTATCTTTATCTGACCGATAAAGGAAAGGATACACTGGCCGGACTGGATGAACTCTCCGATAGCCAGATTGATCAAATGATGAGCTGCCTGCCGGCGCAAGAGCAAAAAAGGGTTGTGGAGAGTATGAAAAGCATTGAGCAAGTCTTATCCCAAGACCCGGTGCTGTCAGGGGAACGGGTTCACATCCGGCGTGGGCTTAGGCCGGGAGACGTGGGGATTTTAATTCATCTGCACGGCTGGATTTATGATCAAGAATGCGGATACAACCATGGATTTGAAGGCTATGTGTGTAAAACTTTTCATCAGTTTTTTGAAAATTACAGCCCGGATAAGGATCAATTTTGGTTTGTAGAAGTGAATGGCAAAATGGTGGGCGCCATTGCCGTTGTGGAACATTCACCTCAAAAAGCTCAATTGAGATGGTTTATCCTGCATCCGCAATTCCGGGGCAGAGGTTTTGGCCGTGACTTGTTCACAGAAGCCATGCAATACTGCCGGGAGAGAGGTTACCGGAAAGTGTTTCTGGAGACCACCGAAGACCAAGAAACAGCCATTAAGATGTATATGAAAGCAGGATTCAGAAAAGTGGCGGAGCATAAAAGTAATGCCTGGGGAAAGGATTTAATTGAGCAGACCTATGAATTAAATTTACCGATATGACTTTGGGGCGGTGAGTTTTATTATGCTTTAGCAAGTTTCAGGCGGAAGTGACAGGTTTCGGCTTGTATGCTAAAATGAAAAGAATGGGAAATGGAAATTTGAGATATAGATTATTTTTGGTATTACTTGGAAGCATACTGAAAACGATAAATTAATTGCAGGACTGATAGGAACTTACTATAAGCATTTCCTTTTCCTAATTTTTCTCTGATTTTGTGGTACAATAAAATAAATTTTTAAACCGTTGATTAAGAGTAGTAGCCATTACAGCGATTTTCAGAGAGCCGTCGTTTGGTGTGAGTACGGTATTTCAAGTTTTGGCGAATGGACTTTGAGGGCAACCCGAAAGGTAATACTTAGTAGGCGTTGACGGAAGGCCCTGACCGTAACACAGGGAGCGCATGATGGTGCGTACTCATTAGGTGGCCTGCAGAATTTACTTCTGTCCTTTTGGGGACAGAAGTTTTTTGTTTATAAAGGAGATGGTTTCTATGAGTAATGGTTGGTGGTGAACAAAAAATATATGTGAAAGGACTTTTATCATGAAAAAGCGTATTTTAACTGGTGATAGAACCACCGGAAAGCTTCATTTAGGACATTTTATAGGCAGTTTACAAAATCGAGTAAAACTCCAAGATGAATATGATACCCTCATTCTTCTTGCGGATGTGCAGGCATTAACTACTCATTTTAGTAATCCACAACTTATTAATGCCAGTATTTATGATGTTGCCATTGATAATCTTTCCGTTGGACTCAACCCCGAAAAAGTTACTTTTGTTCAGCAATCACAAGTTTCTGCCATTGCCGAACTTACAGTTTTTTATTCTATGCTTGTTTCTGTTAATTCTCTAAGGCATAATCCAACAATAAAAACTGAGGCAAAACAGTATGGCTACGATGATTTGACATATGGATTTTTGGGATATCCTGTCAGTCAAGCAGCAGATATAACTTTCTGTAATGCGGACCTTGTCCCTGTGGGAGATGATCAGTTGCCCCACATGGAGCAAGCAAGAAAAATTGTTCGGAGATTCAATGATCTTTATGGTGAAACCATAAAGGTTCCCAAAGAACTTTTAAGTGATACTCCCCGTCTTCCCGGAATTGATGGGAATAGCAAAATGGGTAAAAGTTTAGGCAATGCAATTTATTTATCAGATGATAAAGATACTGTTATTGCCAAAATTAAATCTGCCTTAACAGATAAAAACAGAATTGCCATTTCCGACCAAGGTAATCCGGATATTTGCACAGTTAGCCTATACCATAATGCCTTTAACTGCGAAGAATATCCTAATATATGCGATATGTGCAGAAAGGCAAAGATTGGATGTGTTGCTTGTAAAAAGGCACTTTATACTAAGCTTAATGCTATTCT is drawn from Desulforamulus ruminis DSM 2154 and contains these coding sequences:
- the trpS gene encoding tryptophan--tRNA ligase, producing MKKRILTGDRTTGKLHLGHFIGSLQNRVKLQDEYDTLILLADVQALTTHFSNPQLINASIYDVAIDNLSVGLNPEKVTFVQQSQVSAIAELTVFYSMLVSVNSLRHNPTIKTEAKQYGYDDLTYGFLGYPVSQAADITFCNADLVPVGDDQLPHMEQARKIVRRFNDLYGETIKVPKELLSDTPRLPGIDGNSKMGKSLGNAIYLSDDKDTVIAKIKSALTDKNRIAISDQGNPDICTVSLYHNAFNCEEYPNICDMCRKAKIGCVACKKALYTKLNAILNPFRERRAYYEHHKSEVRDIIVSGTNRANAIGLDTMLKVKESMKISI
- a CDS encoding bifunctional helix-turn-helix transcriptional regulator/GNAT family N-acetyltransferase, translating into MNSIYNPFIHGVRRFNRFYTNILGLLDQHMLNSEFSLAEARVLYEIGHTKNCTAKRLIEELKIDPGYLSRMIKGFEKKGLTYRVQSTEDGRLYYLYLTDKGKDTLAGLDELSDSQIDQMMSCLPAQEQKRVVESMKSIEQVLSQDPVLSGERVHIRRGLRPGDVGILIHLHGWIYDQECGYNHGFEGYVCKTFHQFFENYSPDKDQFWFVEVNGKMVGAIAVVEHSPQKAQLRWFILHPQFRGRGFGRDLFTEAMQYCRERGYRKVFLETTEDQETAIKMYMKAGFRKVAEHKSNAWGKDLIEQTYELNLPI